The following are from one region of the Massilia sp. 9096 genome:
- a CDS encoding replication initiation protein, whose protein sequence is MADKSKDTAAASGDLVDMANKPPAPRSELEIRKSNEAIGLRVVSGRLTLLNRKVFNVLMYHAQRIRKLGQDAPIDTPAAQKYFWVPLSVLARNASYDSRDMQFLREQIAEMQDIKLLLETDRQWTSERLIASVTFVNPKGLHSRSGQVWVGFAFPPEVHESVMQPETYTRLSIHYQGLLKSGTALALYELCRRYATNPSKLTSTYSVEHWYGLLTGNPMPEKPEDLPEYKYFKRDVLKNAIAEVNRVTDIEVELIEHKLGRRVQQLQFRVEFKPETQNEPRTPFTIDLSLLEKLMALGMTQQEGSNVIGEYSDEKISQALAVVEARISAASGGPIHSKVAYLRWALKSDAKLPEKKAEPKVKNGVVPDGPTLLERFLAARAKLALDVFKEMDADQRTATYEQFKGQATGKVPTLDKALEHGVTRTALSLWYADALWGEPTVEKLSHFADKSQVLI, encoded by the coding sequence GTGGCAGACAAGAGCAAAGACACCGCTGCCGCTAGTGGCGATCTCGTCGACATGGCGAACAAGCCCCCAGCGCCACGTTCAGAGTTGGAGATCCGTAAGTCCAACGAAGCGATTGGTTTACGGGTCGTGTCGGGCCGACTAACCCTATTAAATCGCAAGGTCTTCAACGTCCTTATGTACCACGCCCAGCGCATTCGTAAGCTGGGACAAGACGCGCCGATCGACACGCCAGCGGCGCAAAAATACTTTTGGGTGCCGCTCTCGGTCTTGGCCAGAAATGCCAGCTATGACAGCCGCGACATGCAGTTTCTGCGCGAGCAGATCGCAGAAATGCAAGACATCAAACTGCTGCTGGAGACTGATCGTCAGTGGACAAGTGAGCGTCTGATTGCGTCGGTCACGTTCGTCAATCCGAAGGGCCTACACAGCCGTAGCGGCCAAGTGTGGGTCGGGTTCGCCTTCCCGCCCGAAGTGCACGAAAGTGTGATGCAGCCGGAAACCTATACCCGGCTCAGCATTCACTACCAAGGCTTACTCAAATCAGGCACGGCGCTCGCACTGTACGAGTTGTGCCGACGTTATGCGACCAATCCATCGAAATTGACGTCGACGTACAGTGTCGAGCACTGGTACGGACTACTCACGGGTAACCCGATGCCGGAAAAACCAGAAGATCTCCCTGAGTACAAGTACTTCAAGCGGGACGTCCTCAAAAATGCCATCGCCGAAGTCAATCGCGTGACTGACATCGAGGTGGAACTCATCGAGCACAAGCTGGGCCGGCGCGTCCAGCAATTGCAGTTCCGCGTCGAGTTCAAGCCCGAGACCCAGAACGAACCACGCACCCCCTTTACGATCGACCTGAGCTTGCTCGAAAAGTTGATGGCCTTGGGCATGACTCAGCAAGAGGGCAGTAACGTCATCGGTGAGTATTCGGACGAGAAAATCAGCCAGGCCCTGGCAGTGGTCGAGGCGCGGATCAGCGCCGCCAGTGGCGGACCGATCCATTCGAAGGTCGCGTATCTGCGCTGGGCATTAAAGAGCGATGCAAAACTGCCAGAAAAAAAGGCCGAACCAAAGGTCAAAAATGGTGTAGTGCCAGATGGCCCGACCTTGCTCGAGCGCTTTTTGGCTGCACGTGCCAAGCTCGCTCTGGACGTGTTCAAGGAAATGGATGCTGACCAGCGCACGGCGACCTACGAACAGTTCAAAGGGCAGGCCACCGGCAAAGTACCGACGCTCGATAAAGCACTCGAGCACGGTGTGACGCGTACCGCCCTCAGCCTATGGTACGCGGACGCCCTTTGGGGTGAACCGACGGTGGAAAAATTGTCCCACTTTGCGGACAAGAGTCAGGTCTTGATTTAA
- a CDS encoding site-specific integrase, whose protein sequence is MTVSNQWDANPVAAFQAFIDSPDFVKTSRRLGQGTPSPVSKRSAHVYKAMFNKFAYWMHAERRAFSHLGEQDLVGFVSQLRGKGEQDSGITQRYLRLIERCFEHLAVAPNPATIALKLATDNHYLGKDKRMAVLDANQVDLFVSALPPMRPATRTRSDRKPLGWKQRRTHAMQATILFSGLRVAEAVGLQITEVDDPLGEGDIALRITPEGKHDTSYEHSTILRNYGAVALRAWLIERKQLDIPGSLVFPSNVRGEPLEPGTVYDQVKATFERAGIEVGRQGARTLRNTFAVGKLQEGVDREEVREYLGLALDRSTEIYELAAGCPKKAVM, encoded by the coding sequence ATGACCGTGTCCAACCAGTGGGACGCCAATCCTGTCGCCGCTTTCCAGGCCTTCATCGACAGTCCCGACTTCGTCAAGACCAGCCGACGCCTCGGCCAGGGCACCCCGTCGCCGGTTTCCAAAAGGTCGGCCCACGTCTACAAGGCCATGTTCAATAAATTCGCATATTGGATGCACGCTGAGCGCCGCGCGTTCTCGCATCTGGGCGAACAGGATCTGGTGGGCTTCGTCAGCCAGCTGCGCGGCAAGGGCGAGCAGGACAGCGGCATCACGCAACGCTACCTGCGGCTGATCGAACGCTGCTTCGAACATCTGGCCGTCGCCCCTAATCCAGCCACGATCGCACTCAAACTGGCCACCGACAACCACTACCTCGGCAAAGACAAGCGCATGGCCGTGCTCGATGCCAATCAGGTCGACCTGTTCGTCAGCGCCCTGCCCCCGATGCGGCCGGCGACCAGGACGCGCAGCGACCGCAAACCGCTCGGCTGGAAGCAGCGCCGTACACACGCGATGCAGGCCACGATCCTGTTCAGCGGGCTTCGCGTGGCCGAAGCCGTAGGCCTGCAGATCACGGAAGTGGACGATCCATTGGGCGAGGGCGATATCGCACTCAGGATCACGCCCGAAGGCAAACACGACACGAGCTATGAGCACAGTACGATCCTGCGCAACTACGGTGCAGTGGCGCTACGAGCCTGGCTGATCGAGCGCAAGCAGCTCGACATTCCCGGGTCACTGGTGTTTCCCTCGAACGTGAGGGGTGAGCCGCTAGAACCAGGAACGGTCTATGACCAGGTCAAGGCCACGTTCGAACGCGCTGGCATCGAGGTCGGGCGCCAGGGCGCTCGCACCTTGCGTAACACGTTTGCAGTGGGAAAATTACAGGAGGGCGTGGATCGTGAGGAAGTCAGAGAGTACCTCGGCCTCGCCCTTGACCGCTCGACAGAAATCTATGAACTGGCTGCTGGCTGTCCGAAAAAGGCAGTGATGTGA
- a CDS encoding IS5 family transposase produces the protein MKPAPQKYRTTNWKTYNEALKARGSLLIWLDPTMNWHGQPSGKRGRSQTFSDEAIQFCLSIKCLFNLPLRQAMGMTQSMLRLAGLDWPAPDFSTISRRQKTLQVAIGAVPTTTGLHLLVDSTGIKMLGEGEWKRKKHGADYRRQWRKVHLGIDASTLEIRAMEVTDNSIGDAPVLPGLLDQIAADERIASVSGDGAYDTKDCHEAIALREAHAIIPTRKNAKPWKTNRRGADARNEILHTTRRLGRAIWKKWSGYHRRSLVETKMRCFKLLGERVMARDFDRQVAELQVRAAVLNRFTRLGTPMTVPVL, from the coding sequence ATGAAACCAGCTCCGCAGAAGTACCGCACGACCAACTGGAAGACGTACAACGAAGCGCTCAAGGCACGCGGCTCGCTGCTCATCTGGCTTGATCCGACGATGAACTGGCATGGTCAGCCGAGCGGCAAGCGTGGGCGCAGCCAGACGTTCAGCGACGAGGCAATCCAGTTCTGTCTGAGCATCAAGTGCCTATTCAATTTGCCGCTGCGCCAGGCCATGGGCATGACGCAAAGCATGCTGCGCCTGGCCGGGCTGGACTGGCCGGCACCGGACTTCAGTACGATCAGCCGGCGGCAGAAAACGCTGCAAGTGGCGATCGGGGCAGTACCGACCACGACGGGCTTGCATCTGCTGGTGGACAGCACAGGCATCAAGATGCTGGGCGAAGGCGAATGGAAGAGGAAAAAGCATGGCGCAGACTACCGGCGCCAATGGCGCAAGGTGCACCTCGGAATCGACGCGTCCACGCTCGAAATCCGTGCCATGGAGGTGACCGATAACAGCATCGGCGATGCACCTGTCCTGCCGGGGCTGCTCGACCAGATTGCTGCCGATGAGCGCATTGCCAGCGTCAGCGGCGACGGCGCGTACGACACGAAGGACTGCCATGAGGCCATTGCTTTGCGCGAAGCGCATGCCATCATCCCGACCCGAAAGAACGCCAAACCCTGGAAGACCAATCGCCGCGGCGCGGACGCCCGCAACGAGATTCTGCACACGACACGCAGACTGGGCCGGGCGATCTGGAAAAAATGGAGCGGCTACCACCGGCGCAGCCTTGTCGAAACCAAAATGCGCTGCTTCAAGCTGCTGGGCGAACGCGTCATGGCGCGTGATTTTGACCGTCAGGTCGCTGAGCTACAGGTACGAGCTGCCGTGCTGAACCGCTTTACTCGGCTGGGTACCCCGATGACGGTCCCAGTGTTATAA
- a CDS encoding CheR family methyltransferase, whose amino-acid sequence MNDTAALPSTPPTEPDVVPSTIQFPVVGIGASAGGLPALQRFFENLPQKTGMAFVVILHLSPKHTSTADQVLQRTTRMPVVQVVKATQIEADHIYVIPPNHHLTMIDGFLGLRPQERPRGTHIAIDLFFRMLAEVHRERSVAIVLSGTGSDGAVGITRIKEQGGITMAQLPADAEHNSMPEAAIRTGTVDFVLPVTEMPQKLIDLWQNARIIELPPTGDGEGSIAHLPGEDKAQLAEEALQRVVLLLLNRTGHDFKQYKRATVLRRIERRMQVRTMHTLPEYCKLLEDDPRECNNLLSDMLIGVTNFFRDREAFDAVEREIIPELFKDKSATDEVRVWTAACSTGEEAYSLAMLLADHAGEMAHPPRYQVFASDIDNDALAQARSGTYPASILTDIAPSRLRRHFNKDDDSYKIRKGVRDHILFASHNVLHDPPFSRLDMVSCRNLLIYLNREVQAQVLEMFHFALKPGGYLFLGSSESAESVTDFFVPVDKKNRIYRARTRTVSRTMSPGIELPSRVSRLPESIQRPPPRRQFSYGEVHQRAIALASSPSLMLDRESNIVYTSQRAGQFLRLGDGEPSRNVLGLITPELRLELRSALYQIQQGNTAIDCRHILVDVLGRSTIIGMKVSSFRDEDSSESFTLVVFNDVPPEVMPVSAGVLRDDQVLAQLEAELQRTKEQLQETIEHSEISTEELRASNEELQAINEELRSATEELETSKEELQSVNEELITVNYELKVKVEETSKANDDLNNLIALTDIATVFVDRGLRIKRFTPRTTDIFSVIASDLGRSLLDLNHRLDYDQLADDVTATFETLRPVEREVRSNNGRWYIVRLLPYRTTEDRIEGAIMTFFDISERRHAEEQARVNEARMQMVAESTHDYAIISIDAEGRATSWNKGAERLFGYTETEMLGNSLEVLYTPEDRERGAREDEMYRARDEGRSEDGRWHLRKDGSRFYASGVTNPLGPGAAYGYAKIARDETQRLRQMSERDEAMSHERTGAEHASAVKDQFLAIMSHELRQPLNMISINADVLARIPEVRASSLAVRCAETIRTSVVSQAKIIEDLLDLSRIRTGKMALSVAPIQASKVVEAIIDVARADPSAQGLQFATSIDDTLAVMADAVRFEQIVMNLLSNAIKFTPQGGQIAVNLAADHGMMRLDVVDSGQGIASASLDKVFEMFGQPNSVTTRAKGGLGIGLALVRELVSLHGGRIQVHSEGIGKGACFTVWLPLVEQDGDAVGGVPDDEQLDIAGLRVLLVDDVEDAVMIMQSLLEMYGAKVQVATSARQALDILLREDIELLVSDISMPDMDGYGLLREIRKMPRYAGLPAVAVTGLGREQDIAAAREAGFSAHLGKPLEVERLLSIISGLHKRQA is encoded by the coding sequence ATGAACGATACCGCCGCTTTACCCAGCACGCCGCCGACCGAACCTGATGTCGTGCCGAGCACAATCCAGTTCCCCGTCGTCGGTATTGGTGCGTCTGCCGGCGGGTTACCCGCCCTGCAGCGCTTCTTCGAGAACTTGCCGCAAAAAACCGGCATGGCATTCGTTGTCATCTTGCACCTGTCACCCAAGCACACCAGCACCGCCGACCAAGTGCTCCAGCGGACCACGCGCATGCCAGTTGTTCAGGTCGTCAAAGCCACGCAGATCGAGGCCGACCACATCTACGTTATTCCGCCCAACCATCATCTGACGATGATCGACGGCTTCCTTGGTCTGAGGCCGCAGGAGCGCCCCCGCGGCACCCACATTGCCATTGACCTTTTTTTCCGCATGCTGGCTGAAGTGCATCGCGAACGCTCGGTGGCGATCGTGCTGTCGGGCACCGGCTCAGACGGCGCTGTCGGTATCACGCGTATCAAAGAACAGGGTGGCATTACGATGGCGCAGCTGCCCGCCGACGCCGAGCATAACAGCATGCCAGAAGCGGCGATCCGCACTGGCACCGTGGACTTCGTGCTGCCCGTGACCGAGATGCCGCAGAAGCTGATCGATCTGTGGCAAAACGCGCGCATCATTGAGCTGCCGCCGACTGGCGATGGCGAGGGTTCTATTGCGCACCTGCCAGGTGAAGACAAGGCTCAGCTTGCTGAGGAAGCGCTGCAGCGTGTCGTACTACTCCTGCTAAACCGTACCGGCCACGACTTCAAGCAATATAAGCGCGCCACCGTGCTGCGCCGTATCGAGCGGCGCATGCAGGTACGGACCATGCACACCCTTCCGGAGTACTGCAAGCTACTGGAAGACGATCCGCGCGAATGCAATAATCTGCTGTCCGACATGTTGATCGGCGTGACCAATTTTTTCCGCGACCGCGAAGCTTTTGACGCCGTCGAGCGCGAAATCATTCCAGAACTGTTCAAGGACAAGAGCGCGACCGATGAGGTCAGGGTCTGGACGGCCGCCTGCTCTACCGGCGAAGAAGCATACTCGTTGGCGATGCTGCTGGCCGACCATGCCGGTGAGATGGCGCACCCTCCACGCTACCAGGTCTTCGCGTCCGACATCGACAACGACGCCCTTGCCCAAGCACGGAGTGGCACTTATCCGGCTTCAATCCTGACTGACATCGCGCCCTCGCGCCTGCGGCGTCATTTTAATAAGGACGATGATAGCTACAAAATCCGCAAAGGCGTCCGCGACCATATCCTGTTCGCTTCACACAACGTTTTGCACGATCCACCGTTCTCGCGGCTCGACATGGTCTCCTGCCGCAACCTGTTGATTTACCTGAATCGCGAAGTCCAGGCGCAGGTACTCGAGATGTTCCACTTCGCCCTCAAACCTGGCGGTTACCTGTTCTTGGGCAGCTCCGAGTCGGCCGAGTCGGTTACGGATTTCTTCGTCCCAGTAGACAAGAAAAATCGTATCTACCGCGCCCGCACTCGCACTGTCTCGCGCACCATGAGCCCCGGCATCGAGCTGCCGAGCCGCGTCAGCCGACTGCCCGAATCGATCCAGCGTCCGCCACCGCGGCGTCAGTTTTCGTATGGAGAGGTGCACCAGCGTGCAATTGCGCTGGCATCATCGCCCTCGCTGATGCTGGATCGCGAATCGAACATCGTCTACACATCGCAACGCGCAGGCCAGTTTCTGCGTCTGGGCGACGGCGAGCCATCGCGCAACGTACTAGGACTGATCACGCCTGAATTGCGTCTTGAACTGCGCAGCGCGCTGTACCAGATCCAGCAGGGAAATACGGCCATCGACTGCCGCCACATCCTGGTCGATGTGCTGGGGCGCAGCACTATCATCGGCATGAAGGTATCTTCGTTTCGCGACGAAGACAGCTCGGAAAGCTTCACGCTGGTCGTATTCAACGATGTGCCGCCCGAGGTGATGCCCGTCTCGGCCGGCGTCCTGCGCGACGACCAAGTCTTAGCCCAGCTCGAGGCCGAGTTGCAACGTACCAAAGAGCAGTTGCAGGAGACCATCGAGCATTCCGAGATCTCAACCGAAGAACTGCGCGCATCCAATGAAGAACTCCAGGCGATCAACGAAGAGCTGCGCTCGGCCACCGAGGAACTCGAGACCAGCAAGGAAGAATTGCAGTCGGTAAACGAGGAGCTCATTACTGTAAACTACGAGCTCAAGGTAAAGGTCGAGGAAACCAGCAAGGCCAATGACGACCTTAACAACCTGATCGCCTTGACGGACATCGCCACAGTGTTCGTCGACCGCGGACTGCGCATCAAGCGCTTTACGCCGCGCACTACCGATATCTTCAGTGTGATCGCCTCGGACCTTGGCCGCTCGTTGCTGGACCTGAACCATCGCCTGGACTATGACCAGCTCGCCGACGACGTCACTGCCACGTTTGAGACATTGCGCCCGGTCGAGCGCGAGGTCCGTAGCAATAACGGCCGCTGGTACATCGTACGCCTGCTGCCCTACCGCACCACCGAAGACAGGATCGAGGGCGCGATCATGACCTTCTTCGACATTAGTGAACGTCGCCATGCGGAGGAGCAGGCGCGCGTCAACGAAGCGCGCATGCAAATGGTGGCAGAAAGCACGCACGACTACGCCATCATCTCAATCGACGCCGAAGGCCGGGCCACCAGCTGGAACAAGGGCGCCGAGCGCCTGTTCGGCTACACCGAAACCGAGATGCTCGGCAATTCGCTTGAAGTCCTGTACACGCCTGAGGACCGCGAGCGTGGTGCGCGCGAGGACGAAATGTATCGCGCCCGCGACGAGGGCCGTTCTGAGGATGGACGCTGGCATCTGCGCAAGGACGGCAGCCGCTTCTATGCCAGTGGCGTCACCAATCCTCTCGGGCCGGGCGCGGCATACGGCTATGCCAAGATCGCGCGCGACGAAACTCAGCGCCTTCGCCAGATGAGCGAACGCGACGAAGCGATGAGCCACGAGCGTACCGGCGCCGAGCATGCCTCAGCCGTCAAGGACCAATTCCTTGCGATCATGTCGCATGAACTCCGCCAACCGCTCAACATGATCAGCATTAATGCCGACGTGCTGGCACGCATTCCCGAAGTGCGCGCCTCCAGCCTCGCTGTGCGTTGCGCCGAAACGATTCGCACTTCCGTCGTTAGCCAAGCTAAGATCATCGAAGACCTGCTCGACCTGTCGCGCATCCGTACCGGCAAGATGGCCCTTTCGGTGGCGCCAATCCAGGCCAGTAAGGTGGTCGAAGCCATTATCGACGTGGCGCGGGCCGACCCGTCCGCCCAGGGGCTGCAATTTGCAACCAGCATCGACGACACCTTGGCCGTGATGGCCGACGCCGTGCGTTTCGAGCAAATTGTCATGAATCTGCTCAGCAACGCGATTAAGTTCACACCACAAGGTGGCCAGATCGCAGTGAACCTTGCTGCCGATCACGGCATGATGCGGCTCGACGTGGTGGACAGCGGCCAAGGCATTGCGTCGGCCAGCCTGGACAAGGTGTTCGAGATGTTCGGCCAGCCGAATTCGGTCACCACTCGCGCCAAAGGTGGACTGGGCATTGGCCTCGCGCTTGTTCGGGAACTCGTCAGCCTGCATGGCGGACGCATCCAAGTTCATTCGGAAGGCATCGGCAAGGGCGCCTGTTTCACGGTCTGGCTGCCGCTCGTCGAGCAAGATGGCGATGCGGTTGGCGGCGTACCAGACGACGAGCAGCTCGACATTGCCGGACTACGTGTGCTGCTGGTCGACGACGTCGAGGATGCAGTAATGATTATGCAATCGCTGCTGGAAATGTACGGCGCCAAGGTGCAGGTCGCTACCAGCGCCCGGCAAGCCCTCGACATTCTCTTGCGCGAGGATATCGAGCTACTTGTGTCCGATATCTCAATGCCCGACATGGATGGCTATGGGCTGCTGCGCGAGATCCGCAAAATGCCGCGTTATGCTGGCCTGCCAGCAGTCGCGGTGACGGGACTAGGACGCGAGCAAGACATTGCCGCAGCGCGTGAAGCAGGCTTTTCGGCCCACCTCGGCAAGCCACTAGAGGTTGAGCGCCTGCTGTCAATCATTTCAGGCTTGCACAAGCGGCAGGCATGA
- a CDS encoding chemotaxis protein CheB, whose protein sequence is MNVPQCGNRRNIVVLGASAGGVEALQTMFASLPSDTAASFFVVLHISPHSPSQLARILQRVTSMHVTSAEDHQAIMPNTVYVATPDRHLMIEGDRLRVTRGPKECRVRPAIDVLFRSAALTCGPRVIGVILSGALDDGTAGLWQIKDRKGLAFVQAPEEAQYRSMPDSAIEHVDVDFVGTIEQLSAALTRETICHASLPILHAPRISQEVENEVALEGNGMYADVMKLGKVSNYTCPECHGVLVQIEDGMLVRFRCHTGHAYSFKSLLVEVNEAVDASLWSTVRAIEERILILKQFADLAEAAGKVAEALSLRQKANVAEEKCASLRALVLDTEFFAND, encoded by the coding sequence ATGAATGTGCCTCAATGTGGCAATAGAAGAAACATCGTTGTCCTCGGTGCTTCTGCAGGCGGCGTCGAAGCCCTGCAGACGATGTTCGCCAGTTTGCCATCGGATACGGCAGCGAGCTTCTTCGTCGTGTTGCATATTTCACCCCATTCTCCGAGTCAGCTCGCCCGTATCCTGCAAAGAGTGACATCAATGCATGTCACCTCTGCCGAGGATCATCAGGCCATCATGCCCAACACGGTGTATGTTGCAACGCCCGACCGTCACCTGATGATCGAAGGCGATCGGCTCCGTGTCACGCGTGGCCCAAAGGAGTGTCGCGTCAGACCGGCGATCGATGTACTGTTCCGCTCCGCCGCATTGACATGTGGGCCGCGCGTCATAGGCGTTATCCTGAGCGGTGCTCTCGATGATGGGACAGCCGGGCTTTGGCAGATTAAAGATCGAAAGGGGCTGGCGTTCGTCCAGGCTCCCGAAGAAGCGCAGTACAGATCGATGCCCGATAGCGCAATCGAACACGTTGACGTGGATTTCGTCGGCACAATCGAGCAGCTAAGCGCCGCGTTAACACGGGAGACTATCTGTCACGCTTCATTACCAATTTTGCACGCGCCACGGATCAGCCAGGAAGTCGAAAACGAGGTTGCACTGGAGGGAAATGGAATGTATGCCGACGTGATGAAGCTCGGTAAGGTGTCGAATTACACCTGCCCAGAGTGCCACGGTGTGCTTGTGCAGATCGAAGACGGTATGCTCGTGCGCTTTCGCTGCCATACAGGCCATGCCTACTCGTTCAAGTCGTTGCTTGTCGAGGTTAATGAAGCGGTAGATGCGAGCTTGTGGTCGACGGTGAGAGCAATAGAAGAACGTATCCTTATCTTGAAGCAATTCGCCGATCTCGCCGAGGCGGCCGGCAAGGTAGCCGAGGCATTGAGCTTACGTCAGAAAGCAAATGTAGCCGAGGAAAAATGTGCATCGCTGCGCGCCCTTGTACTCGATACGGAGTTCTTTGCCAATGACTGA
- a CDS encoding sensor histidine kinase KdpD, with product MSPKEWAVIDRSINAAVREAIREFASIQDDLRRKLAGALSHDMRTPLAVISTGAQLIELSNDLSTNRQFAGKIKANARRLEDMMSDLLDALTSKASDQLPLQLSEFDIAELLAEVAKGYAGNHALEFSVTAESTRGWWCRNTLQRAVKNLINNALTHGAGRKIGLATSHVRGRMMLSVHNDGQPIPKEKQNEIFEYGSRGASPAASGWGLGLAFVKRATESHGGSIAVDSSEQTGTTFLIDIPIDCRPFVKSTAG from the coding sequence TTGAGTCCCAAGGAATGGGCAGTCATCGACCGCTCGATCAACGCGGCGGTGCGCGAGGCGATCCGCGAATTCGCTTCCATTCAGGACGATCTGCGCCGCAAGCTCGCGGGAGCGCTTTCGCACGACATGCGCACGCCCTTGGCCGTCATCTCAACCGGCGCCCAGCTGATTGAATTGTCCAACGATCTCTCGACCAACAGACAGTTTGCGGGAAAGATCAAAGCCAACGCGCGCAGGCTTGAAGACATGATGTCCGACCTTCTGGACGCCTTGACCTCCAAAGCAAGCGATCAGCTTCCTTTGCAGCTTTCCGAATTCGACATCGCCGAGCTTCTCGCGGAGGTAGCCAAAGGCTACGCCGGAAACCATGCGTTGGAATTCTCAGTGACGGCGGAGTCGACGCGTGGATGGTGGTGTCGAAACACGCTCCAACGCGCGGTGAAAAATCTGATCAACAACGCGTTGACGCATGGGGCCGGCCGCAAGATCGGGTTGGCGACAAGCCATGTGCGCGGGCGCATGATGCTTTCGGTTCACAACGATGGGCAGCCGATTCCCAAGGAAAAGCAAAACGAAATTTTCGAATACGGCTCGCGCGGCGCAAGCCCGGCGGCGTCGGGCTGGGGGCTGGGCCTTGCCTTCGTGAAGCGCGCCACTGAAAGCCACGGGGGAAGCATCGCGGTCGACAGCTCCGAACAGACCGGCACCACGTTCCTCATCGATATTCCAATCGACTGCCGCCCTTTCGTCAAGAGCACAGCTGGCTGA
- a CDS encoding response regulator gives MGQMDKGCRVLVVDDNADAADLVAEFMAFKGYEVAVAHGGEEAVKLAKSFGPNLILLDLGMPGMDGYQVASALRGAEWFPPTRIVALTAWGDQGSRERTAACGFDAHLVKPARLENLIAQAQLSWN, from the coding sequence ATGGGACAAATGGACAAAGGTTGCCGGGTGCTGGTTGTCGACGACAACGCCGACGCGGCGGATTTGGTCGCCGAATTTATGGCTTTTAAAGGCTATGAAGTCGCCGTCGCCCATGGTGGCGAGGAGGCCGTCAAATTGGCGAAGAGCTTCGGACCGAATCTTATTCTTCTCGATTTGGGCATGCCCGGGATGGACGGATACCAAGTGGCGTCGGCGCTGCGCGGCGCTGAATGGTTCCCCCCGACGCGAATCGTCGCGCTCACGGCTTGGGGAGATCAAGGTTCGCGCGAACGAACGGCGGCTTGCGGCTTCGACGCGCACTTGGTCAAGCCCGCGCGCTTGGAGAATTTGATCGCCCAAGCGCAGTTGAGCTGGAACTAG